In the Piscinibacter sp. XHJ-5 genome, one interval contains:
- a CDS encoding aminodeoxychorismate/anthranilate synthase component II, whose translation MLLMIDNYDSFTFNLVQYFGELGEDVRVFRNDEITLEGIAGLQPDRLVLSPGPCSPAEAGICIDAIQTFTGKLPILGVCLGHQAIGAALGGKVIRAQKQMHGKASVITTDQRGVYTSLPRQFSVIRYHSLAIERETMPAVLEVTSTSEDGEIMGVRHRELAGTKAPLEGVQFHPESILSEHGHAMLKNFLELAP comes from the coding sequence ACCTCGTGCAGTACTTCGGCGAGCTCGGTGAAGACGTGCGCGTGTTCCGCAACGACGAGATCACGCTGGAAGGCATCGCCGGGCTGCAGCCCGATCGCCTCGTGCTGTCGCCCGGGCCGTGCTCGCCGGCCGAGGCAGGCATCTGCATCGATGCCATCCAGACCTTCACCGGCAAGCTGCCCATCCTCGGCGTGTGCCTGGGCCACCAGGCGATCGGCGCTGCGCTGGGCGGCAAGGTGATCCGCGCGCAGAAGCAGATGCACGGCAAGGCCAGCGTCATCACCACCGACCAGCGCGGCGTGTACACCTCGCTGCCGCGCCAGTTCAGCGTGATCCGCTACCACTCCCTCGCGATCGAGCGCGAGACCATGCCGGCGGTGCTGGAAGTCACGTCCACGTCGGAAGACGGCGAGATCATGGGCGTGCGCCACCGCGAGCTCGCCGGCACCAAGGCGCCGCTCGAGGGCGTGCAGTTCCATCCCGAGTCCATCCTCAGCGAGCACGGCCACGCGATGCTGAAGAACTTCCTGGAGTTGGCACCATGA
- the ltaE gene encoding low-specificity L-threonine aldolase, whose product MKIVDLRSDTVTRPTPGMREAMMRAELGDDVFGDDPTVNALQERIAAMLGKEAALFVTSGTQGNLVATMSHCQRGEEVICGQASHTYRYEAGGAAVLGSVQPQPIAHQPDGTLALADIEAAIKPDDAHFARTRLLALENTIGGKALPMAYTEQATALARKRGLATHLDGARLFNAAARLGVPAREIAGQFDTVSVCFSKGLGAPVGSALVGPRELIQRAHRWRKMLGGALRQAGVLAGAALYALDHHIDRLKDDHVLAQRLADGLQGIPQLTVEPPQTNMVFVEARGERAAGLVEHLKTRGVLTTGIYQLRFVTHLDVDAAGIDRAIAAVREHFHA is encoded by the coding sequence ATGAAGATCGTCGACCTGCGAAGCGACACCGTGACCCGGCCTACTCCCGGCATGCGCGAAGCGATGATGCGCGCAGAGCTCGGCGACGATGTGTTCGGCGACGACCCGACCGTGAATGCGCTGCAGGAGCGCATCGCGGCGATGCTCGGCAAGGAGGCGGCGCTGTTCGTCACCAGCGGCACGCAGGGCAACCTCGTGGCAACGATGAGCCACTGCCAGCGCGGCGAGGAGGTGATCTGCGGCCAGGCCTCGCACACCTACCGCTACGAAGCCGGCGGCGCCGCGGTGCTGGGCAGCGTGCAGCCGCAGCCGATCGCGCACCAGCCCGATGGCACGCTGGCGCTGGCCGACATCGAGGCGGCGATCAAGCCCGACGACGCGCACTTCGCGCGCACCCGGCTGCTGGCGCTGGAGAACACGATCGGCGGCAAGGCGCTGCCGATGGCCTACACGGAGCAGGCGACGGCGCTGGCCCGCAAGCGAGGGCTCGCGACGCACCTCGACGGCGCACGCCTGTTCAACGCGGCCGCCAGGCTCGGCGTGCCGGCGCGCGAGATCGCCGGGCAGTTCGACACGGTGTCGGTGTGCTTCTCCAAGGGCCTCGGTGCGCCGGTGGGCTCGGCGCTGGTCGGTCCGCGCGAGCTCATCCAGCGTGCGCACCGCTGGCGCAAGATGCTGGGCGGCGCCCTGCGGCAGGCCGGCGTGCTCGCCGGTGCCGCGCTGTACGCACTGGACCACCACATCGACCGGCTGAAGGACGACCACGTGCTGGCGCAGCGGCTGGCCGACGGGCTGCAAGGCATCCCGCAGCTGACGGTGGAGCCGCCACAGACCAACATGGTGTTCGTCGAGGCGCGCGGCGAGCGCGCGGCCGGACTGGTCGAGCATCTCAAGACACGCGGCGTGCTGACCACCGGCATCTACCAGCTGCGTTTCGTCACGCATCTCGATGTCGACGCCGCCGGCATCGACCGCGCGATCGCGGCGGTGCGCGAACACTTCCACGCCTGA
- the trpD gene encoding anthranilate phosphoribosyltransferase: MAISNNEALTRTIEHREIFHDEMLALMRRIMSGEMSPVMTAALLVGLRVKKETIGEITAAAQVMREFSTKVQVADRTHLVDIVGTGGDSSHTFNISTCSMFVAAAAGARVSKHGNRGVSSKSGSADVLEAMGVALTLPPQAIAQCIADTGIGFMFAPNHHPAMKNVAPVRKELGVRTIFNILGPLTNPADAPNILMGVFHPDLVGIQVRALQRLGAEHALVVYGRDGMDEVSLGAATMVGEYRDGGIHEYEIHPEDFGLTMASNRTLKVESPEQSMALLRAVLDNEPGPARDIVALNAGVALYAANVAKTMGDGVALARDVIASGKALAKMHQFVARTKELQAS; this comes from the coding sequence ATGGCCATCTCGAACAACGAAGCGCTGACGCGCACCATCGAGCACCGCGAGATCTTCCACGACGAGATGCTGGCGCTCATGCGCCGCATCATGAGCGGCGAGATGTCCCCGGTGATGACTGCCGCGCTGCTCGTCGGCCTGCGCGTGAAGAAGGAAACCATCGGCGAGATCACGGCCGCGGCGCAGGTCATGCGCGAGTTCTCCACCAAGGTGCAGGTCGCGGACCGGACGCACCTGGTCGACATCGTCGGCACCGGCGGCGACAGCTCGCACACCTTCAACATCTCCACCTGCAGCATGTTCGTCGCTGCCGCCGCCGGGGCGCGCGTCAGCAAGCACGGCAACCGCGGCGTCTCGAGCAAGTCGGGCAGCGCCGACGTGCTCGAGGCGATGGGCGTGGCCCTCACGCTGCCGCCGCAGGCGATCGCGCAGTGCATCGCGGACACCGGCATCGGCTTCATGTTCGCGCCCAACCACCATCCGGCCATGAAGAACGTCGCGCCGGTGCGCAAGGAGCTGGGGGTGCGCACCATCTTCAACATCCTCGGTCCGCTGACCAACCCGGCCGATGCGCCCAACATCCTGATGGGCGTGTTCCATCCGGACCTGGTCGGCATCCAGGTGCGCGCGCTGCAGCGCCTGGGCGCCGAGCATGCGCTGGTGGTGTACGGCCGCGACGGCATGGACGAGGTCTCGCTGGGCGCGGCGACCATGGTCGGCGAATACCGTGATGGCGGCATCCACGAGTACGAGATCCATCCCGAAGACTTCGGCCTCACGATGGCCAGCAACCGAACGCTGAAGGTCGAGTCGCCCGAGCAGTCGATGGCCCTGCTGCGCGCGGTGCTCGACAACGAGCCGGGACCGGCGCGCGACATCGTTGCGCTGAACGCCGGCGTGGCGCTGTATGCGGCGAACGTCGCGAAGACGATGGGCGACGGCGTGGCGCTCGCGCGCGACGTCATCGCCTCGGGCAAGGCGCTCGCCAAGATGCACCAGTTCGTCGCCCGGACCAAGGAGCTGCAGGCGTCATGA
- the trpC gene encoding indole-3-glycerol phosphate synthase TrpC codes for MSNILDRIIAVKREEIAAAKARRDPASLRRDAESLGGQRDFAAALRQRIAAGRSAVIAEVKKASPSKGVLRERFVPAEIAASYAEHGAACLSVLTDAQFFQGAGAYLEQARAACALPVLRKDFIVDPYQVYEARAMGADCILLIVACLPDAQMADLEAQARALGMAVLVEVHDGAELDRALKLSTPLVGVNNRNLRTFEVTLDTTLDLRARVPSDRMLITESGILTRADVQRMRDADVHAFLVGEAFMRAPEPGVALAELFT; via the coding sequence ATGAGCAACATCCTGGACCGGATCATCGCGGTCAAGCGCGAGGAGATCGCCGCGGCGAAGGCCCGGCGCGACCCGGCATCGCTGCGCCGCGACGCCGAATCGCTGGGCGGCCAGCGCGACTTCGCGGCCGCGCTGAGGCAGCGCATCGCCGCCGGCCGATCCGCGGTCATTGCCGAGGTCAAGAAGGCCAGCCCGAGCAAGGGCGTCCTGCGCGAGCGTTTCGTTCCGGCGGAGATCGCCGCCAGCTATGCCGAGCACGGCGCCGCGTGCCTGAGCGTGCTGACCGACGCGCAGTTCTTCCAGGGGGCCGGCGCCTACCTGGAGCAGGCCCGTGCCGCCTGCGCGCTGCCGGTGCTGCGCAAGGACTTCATCGTCGATCCGTACCAGGTTTACGAGGCGCGCGCGATGGGCGCCGACTGCATCCTGCTGATCGTCGCCTGCCTGCCCGACGCGCAGATGGCCGACCTGGAAGCGCAGGCGCGCGCGCTGGGCATGGCGGTGCTGGTCGAGGTGCACGACGGTGCCGAGCTCGACCGCGCGCTGAAGCTGTCCACGCCGCTCGTCGGCGTCAACAACCGCAATCTGCGCACCTTCGAGGTGACGCTGGACACCACCCTGGACCTGCGCGCGCGGGTGCCGTCGGACCGCATGCTGATCACCGAGAGCGGCATCCTTACGCGGGCCGACGTGCAGCGCATGCGCGATGCCGACGTGCATGCGTTTCTCGTCGGCGAAGCGTTCATGCGCGCCCCCGAGCCGGGCGTCGCGCTCGCCGAACTGTTCACGTGA
- a CDS encoding uracil-DNA glycosylase — protein MSVPPDNGLREPLSRVFERVAPQWKQVTDAFLASPAGGELARYVDRRVAEGAVVYPANVFRALELTPPSQVRVVILGQDPYHGPGQAQGLAFSVSEGQKLPPSLRNMLQEVQADTGLPSQCRGDLSAWARQGVLLLNTALTVEDGLPQSHAGRGWEALTDALLAHVAAQPRPVVFLLWGAAAQRKRALVERPPHRVLTANHPSPLSARRPPQPFIGCGHFSQANALLRELRPDTPPIVW, from the coding sequence GTGAGCGTGCCGCCCGACAACGGCCTGCGCGAGCCGCTGTCGCGGGTCTTCGAGCGCGTCGCGCCGCAGTGGAAGCAGGTCACCGATGCCTTCCTCGCGAGCCCGGCGGGCGGGGAGCTGGCGCGCTACGTGGACCGTCGCGTCGCCGAGGGCGCGGTGGTCTATCCGGCCAACGTGTTTCGCGCGCTGGAGCTCACGCCGCCCTCGCAGGTGCGGGTCGTCATCCTCGGACAGGATCCCTACCACGGTCCGGGCCAGGCGCAGGGACTTGCCTTCTCGGTGTCCGAGGGCCAGAAGCTGCCGCCGAGCCTGCGCAACATGCTGCAGGAAGTGCAGGCCGATACCGGCTTGCCGTCGCAGTGCCGAGGCGACCTGAGCGCATGGGCGCGCCAGGGCGTGCTGCTGCTGAACACCGCGCTCACGGTCGAGGACGGACTGCCGCAAAGCCACGCGGGACGCGGCTGGGAGGCGCTGACCGATGCGCTGCTGGCCCATGTCGCGGCCCAGCCGCGGCCTGTCGTCTTCCTGCTGTGGGGCGCCGCCGCCCAGCGCAAGCGCGCGCTGGTCGAGCGGCCGCCGCACCGGGTGCTGACGGCCAACCACCCATCGCCGCTGTCCGCGCGGCGGCCGCCGCAGCCCTTCATCGGCTGCGGTCACTTCAGCCAGGCGAACGCGCTGCTGCGCGAGCTCAGACCGGATACGCCGCCCATCGTCTGGTAA
- a CDS encoding energy transducer TonB, whose protein sequence is MNFSQQQADPRRHAVGFSFVVVLHVAVVYALVSGLAKKVVDVVRAPIDTKVIEEVKKPPPPPEVVVPPPPRLEAPPPPFIPPPEVQVQAPPPVQPTITAVTPTPPPAPVAMAPVTPPAPAPTAPPAPVSAAVVCSNYASVMGDAGFPKEAIRQGLEKGDATIQFTLGATGAIKDIRVVSASHPVFARNSLRIVGEYKCQGQGREILVQVPFGYKLE, encoded by the coding sequence ATGAACTTTTCCCAGCAGCAAGCGGATCCGCGGCGCCACGCCGTCGGCTTCTCGTTCGTCGTGGTGTTGCACGTGGCCGTGGTCTATGCGCTGGTCTCGGGCCTGGCGAAGAAGGTCGTCGACGTGGTGCGCGCGCCGATCGATACCAAGGTGATCGAGGAGGTGAAGAAACCGCCGCCGCCTCCCGAGGTCGTCGTGCCGCCGCCACCGCGGCTCGAAGCGCCACCGCCGCCCTTCATCCCGCCGCCGGAAGTGCAGGTGCAGGCGCCCCCGCCGGTGCAGCCGACCATCACCGCCGTCACGCCGACGCCGCCGCCCGCGCCGGTCGCGATGGCACCGGTGACGCCGCCGGCGCCCGCACCGACCGCCCCACCCGCCCCGGTGTCGGCCGCGGTGGTCTGCTCCAACTACGCCAGCGTGATGGGCGATGCAGGCTTCCCCAAGGAGGCCATTCGCCAAGGCCTGGAGAAGGGCGACGCCACCATCCAGTTCACGCTGGGGGCCACGGGCGCCATCAAGGACATCCGCGTGGTCAGCGCGTCACACCCGGTATTCGCGCGCAACAGCCTGCGCATCGTCGGCGAATACAAGTGCCAGGGCCAGGGCCGCGAGATCCTCGTGCAGGTGCCCTTTGGCTACAAGCTCGAGTAG
- a CDS encoding MotA/TolQ/ExbB proton channel family protein has protein sequence MSLRHSLVLRALFAVTLCALLALFVPLPVHAQGPAASDAAATAPAPLAASTTKETIDNPYGLSALWAQGDFVAKGTLIILVIMSMGSWYILITKLYESLKIASEAKAARRGFFKHASLGDAAKTLKEGSAFRFIAESGIQANDHHEGALTEHIDRNSWVTMSVQRSVDDVQSRLQDGLAFLATVGSTAPFVGLFGTVWGIYHALTAIGIAGQASIDKVAGPVGEALIMTAIGLAVAVPAVLGYNWLVRRNKVTMEAVRSFAADLHGVLMGAGMTAPRLGSIPADPPGGSGRLGAARRTSPA, from the coding sequence ATGTCGCTTCGCCATTCGCTTGTTCTTCGTGCCCTGTTCGCCGTCACGCTGTGCGCGTTGCTGGCCCTGTTCGTGCCGCTGCCTGTGCACGCGCAGGGGCCGGCCGCCTCCGATGCGGCTGCCACTGCGCCGGCGCCGCTGGCGGCATCGACGACCAAGGAGACGATCGACAACCCGTACGGGCTGAGCGCGCTGTGGGCGCAAGGCGACTTCGTGGCCAAGGGCACGCTGATCATCCTGGTGATCATGTCGATGGGCAGCTGGTACATCCTGATCACCAAGCTGTACGAGAGCCTGAAGATCGCCAGCGAGGCGAAGGCGGCGCGCCGGGGCTTTTTCAAGCATGCGAGCCTGGGTGATGCGGCCAAGACGCTCAAGGAAGGCAGCGCGTTCCGCTTCATTGCCGAGAGCGGCATCCAGGCCAACGACCACCACGAAGGCGCGCTGACCGAGCACATCGACCGCAACAGCTGGGTGACGATGAGCGTGCAGCGCAGCGTGGACGATGTGCAGTCGCGGCTGCAGGACGGGCTGGCGTTCCTGGCCACGGTGGGCTCGACGGCGCCGTTCGTGGGGCTGTTCGGCACGGTGTGGGGCATCTATCACGCGCTGACGGCCATCGGCATCGCGGGGCAGGCGTCGATCGACAAGGTGGCCGGCCCGGTGGGCGAGGCGCTGATCATGACGGCGATCGGTCTGGCCGTGGCGGTGCCCGCGGTGCTGGGCTACAACTGGCTGGTGCGGCGCAACAAGGTGACGATGGAAGCGGTGCGCAGCTTCGCGGCCGACCTGCACGGCGTGCTGATGGGCGCTGGCATGACGGCCCCTCGGCTGGGAAGCATCCCAGCCGATCCCCCGGGGGGATCGGGCCGGCTTGGGGCGGCCCGGCGCACGAGCCCGGCTTGA
- a CDS encoding biopolymer transporter ExbD: MAMNVGSPDGGEDEVVSTINTTPLVDVMLVLLIIFLITIPVVTQTVALNLPKESNIARQTKPENIEISVNKDGDVFWNAQLVADNEALFQRLKKIATMNPQPEVHIRGDEKTRYESIGRVVFACQRAAIQKISFVTEPPPKG; this comes from the coding sequence ATGGCCATGAACGTCGGAAGCCCCGACGGCGGCGAAGACGAAGTCGTCTCGACCATCAACACGACGCCGCTGGTGGACGTGATGCTGGTGCTGCTGATCATCTTTCTGATCACGATCCCGGTGGTGACGCAGACGGTGGCGCTGAACCTGCCCAAGGAAAGCAACATTGCGCGGCAGACCAAGCCGGAGAACATCGAGATCTCGGTGAACAAGGACGGCGATGTGTTCTGGAACGCGCAGCTGGTGGCGGACAACGAGGCGTTGTTCCAGCGGCTGAAGAAGATCGCGACGATGAATCCGCAGCCGGAGGTGCACATCCGCGGCGACGAGAAGACGCGCTACGAGAGCATCGGGCGGGTGGTGTTCGCCTGCCAGCGCGCGGCGATCCAGAAGATCAGCTTCGTCACCGAACCGCCGCCGAAGGGCTGA
- a CDS encoding biopolymer transporter ExbD: MAMTLNTGGGEPDVMVDINTTPLIDVMLVLLIMLIITIPIQLHSVNLNMPAGNPPPPTAEPVVVTIDIDFDGTVLWNGEALADRAALEAKLAQAAAVADQPEVHIRPNKLVEYKSVATVLASAQRLGVTKLGMVGNEQFVK, translated from the coding sequence ATGGCCATGACACTGAACACCGGCGGGGGCGAGCCCGACGTGATGGTGGACATCAACACGACGCCGCTGATCGACGTGATGCTGGTGCTGCTGATCATGCTGATCATCACGATCCCGATCCAGCTGCACTCGGTGAACCTGAACATGCCCGCGGGCAATCCGCCGCCGCCGACGGCCGAGCCGGTGGTGGTGACCATCGACATCGACTTCGACGGCACGGTGCTGTGGAACGGCGAAGCGCTGGCCGACCGCGCGGCACTGGAAGCCAAGCTGGCGCAGGCGGCCGCTGTTGCGGATCAGCCGGAGGTGCACATCCGGCCGAACAAGCTGGTGGAGTACAAGTCGGTGGCCACGGTGCTGGCCAGCGCGCAGCGCCTGGGCGTGACCAAGCTCGGGATGGTGGGCAACGAGCAGTTCGTGAAGTAG
- a CDS encoding BadF/BadG/BcrA/BcrD ATPase family protein, with the protein MVEFLVGVDGGGTATRALVARRDGAVLGQGHAGPSALGQGIAPAWTQVQLAIRHAFDDAGLPVPGWNRCALGAGLSGVSNRPWRDEFVARNVGFARLIAETDSFTMLLGAHGGKPGAIVAAGTGSIGEVLRPDGSRFSVGGWGFPVSDEGSGAWLGLRAVRLAQCATDGRINAGALVRHIWAHCGADRDTLQAWCDHAGQFAYAQLAPAVFDNEPADPAAAQLLAHAAASLDAIALALDPQGGLPLSVCGSIGRRLAQRLSPAVRSRLVDAADGPAAGALTLIRRAVETEPNFE; encoded by the coding sequence ATGGTCGAGTTTCTGGTCGGAGTGGATGGGGGCGGCACGGCCACGCGTGCGCTGGTGGCACGACGCGATGGTGCGGTGCTGGGCCAAGGTCATGCCGGGCCTTCGGCGCTCGGTCAGGGCATCGCGCCTGCGTGGACGCAGGTGCAGCTCGCGATCCGCCATGCATTCGATGACGCCGGCTTGCCGGTGCCGGGATGGAACCGTTGCGCGCTCGGCGCGGGCCTGTCGGGTGTGAGCAACCGGCCGTGGCGCGACGAGTTCGTCGCGCGCAACGTGGGCTTCGCGCGCCTCATCGCGGAGACCGACTCGTTCACCATGCTGCTCGGCGCGCACGGCGGCAAGCCGGGCGCGATCGTCGCGGCAGGCACCGGCAGCATCGGCGAGGTGCTGCGACCCGACGGCTCGCGCTTCTCCGTGGGCGGCTGGGGCTTCCCGGTGAGTGACGAAGGCAGCGGCGCCTGGCTCGGCTTGCGCGCCGTCCGGCTCGCGCAGTGCGCGACGGACGGTCGCATCAACGCGGGGGCGCTGGTGCGCCACATCTGGGCCCACTGCGGCGCCGATCGCGACACCTTGCAGGCCTGGTGCGACCATGCCGGCCAGTTCGCGTACGCCCAGCTCGCGCCGGCCGTGTTCGACAACGAGCCCGCCGATCCGGCAGCCGCACAGCTGCTGGCCCATGCGGCGGCCTCGCTCGACGCGATCGCGCTCGCGCTGGATCCGCAGGGCGGCCTGCCGCTGTCGGTGTGCGGCAGCATCGGCCGCCGCCTCGCGCAGCGCTTGTCGCCCGCGGTGCGCAGCCGCCTCGTCGATGCGGCGGACGGTCCGGCCGCCGGCGCGCTCACCCTCATCCGACGTGCCGTCGAGACGGAACCGAACTTCGAATGA
- a CDS encoding GntR family transcriptional regulator → MKRATFEFKPDARDSSPLYVQLARKLGQAIREGRYQADEALPSERLLSESLDVSRVTARKAIDQLVEQGLIVRRRGSGNYIAPRIEQPLSRLTSFSEELHQRGYTPSSKWLERVITAAVPDEQLSLGLSPGARVARLERLRLADEVVMAYEVSVLPQSVLPHPEAVDGSLYEYLTSIRQAPVRALQHIRALNAQPRLAEQLGVPVGQAVLFITRIGYLESGQAVELTHSYCRSDYYDFVAEMRREG, encoded by the coding sequence ATGAAAAGAGCCACCTTCGAATTCAAGCCGGATGCGCGCGACAGCTCTCCGCTGTACGTGCAGCTCGCACGCAAGCTCGGGCAGGCGATCCGCGAGGGCCGGTACCAGGCCGACGAAGCGCTCCCGTCCGAGCGCCTGTTGTCGGAGTCGCTCGACGTGTCGCGCGTCACCGCGCGCAAGGCGATCGACCAGCTCGTCGAGCAGGGTCTGATCGTGCGGCGGCGCGGCTCGGGCAACTACATCGCGCCGCGCATCGAGCAGCCGCTGTCGCGGCTCACCAGCTTCTCCGAGGAGCTGCACCAGCGCGGCTACACGCCGTCGTCGAAGTGGCTCGAGCGTGTCATCACCGCCGCCGTGCCCGACGAGCAGCTCAGCCTCGGCCTGTCGCCCGGCGCGCGCGTCGCGCGGCTGGAGCGGCTGCGCCTCGCCGACGAGGTGGTCATGGCCTACGAGGTCAGCGTGCTGCCGCAAAGCGTGTTGCCGCATCCCGAGGCGGTCGACGGCTCCCTGTACGAGTACCTCACGAGCATTCGCCAGGCTCCGGTGCGCGCGCTGCAGCACATTCGCGCGCTGAATGCGCAGCCGCGGCTGGCGGAGCAGCTCGGCGTGCCGGTCGGGCAGGCGGTGCTGTTCATCACCCGCATCGGCTACCTCGAATCCGGCCAGGCCGTCGAGCTCACGCACTCGTACTGCCGCAGCGACTACTACGACTTCGTCGCCGAAATGAGGCGCGAAGGATGA
- the nagA gene encoding N-acetylglucosamine-6-phosphate deacetylase, producing the protein MTRLAGHILTPHGFIAGTIEFADGRVARIEGSPIGADAVRGSDKPKVLPGFIDLHVHGGGGRDIMEGGDAATRVAELHVAHGTTSLLATTMTAPVADLETAFAGLKAVCAGGSPNTARVLGVHLEGPYINAGKLGAQPNYARPFDAAELKRLNDMAPIRLITVAPEVPGNMEAMQALIAAGYKVQIGHTLGTYEDGVEALARGAGGFTHLFNAMTALHHREPGMVGAALAHATYSEIIPDLLHAHPGAIRVALRSIPCLYCVTDSTAAAGMPDGQYRLGRHRVTKCLGGVRLADGTLAGSTLTMDQALRNLVDKLGLDLADASRRVSTFAADYIGAPDRGRLATGAWADAVVLDRDLKLTDVYVEGNPIDRQR; encoded by the coding sequence ATGACGCGCCTCGCCGGACACATCCTCACCCCCCACGGCTTCATCGCGGGGACGATCGAATTCGCCGACGGCCGCGTCGCGCGCATCGAAGGCTCGCCGATCGGCGCCGATGCGGTGCGCGGGTCCGACAAGCCGAAGGTGCTGCCCGGCTTCATCGACCTGCATGTGCACGGCGGAGGCGGCCGCGACATCATGGAAGGCGGCGATGCCGCGACGCGGGTGGCCGAGCTGCATGTCGCGCACGGCACCACCTCGCTGCTGGCGACGACGATGACCGCCCCGGTCGCCGACCTGGAGACTGCCTTCGCCGGCTTGAAGGCGGTGTGCGCCGGCGGCTCGCCCAACACCGCGCGCGTGCTCGGCGTGCACCTCGAGGGCCCGTACATCAATGCCGGCAAGCTGGGCGCGCAGCCCAACTACGCGCGGCCCTTCGACGCCGCCGAGCTGAAGCGCCTGAACGACATGGCGCCGATCCGCCTGATCACGGTGGCGCCCGAAGTGCCGGGCAACATGGAAGCGATGCAGGCGCTGATCGCCGCCGGCTACAAGGTGCAGATCGGCCACACGCTGGGCACCTACGAGGACGGCGTCGAGGCGCTGGCGCGCGGTGCGGGCGGCTTCACGCACCTGTTCAACGCGATGACGGCGCTGCACCACCGTGAGCCCGGCATGGTGGGCGCGGCCCTCGCGCACGCGACCTACTCCGAGATCATTCCCGACCTGCTGCATGCGCATCCGGGCGCGATTCGCGTCGCGCTGCGCTCCATTCCGTGCCTGTACTGCGTCACCGACTCGACGGCCGCGGCCGGCATGCCCGACGGCCAGTACCGGCTCGGCCGCCACCGCGTCACCAAGTGCCTGGGTGGCGTGCGACTGGCGGACGGCACGCTGGCCGGCTCCACGCTGACGATGGACCAGGCGCTGCGCAACCTGGTCGACAAGCTCGGGCTCGACCTGGCCGACGCCTCGCGCCGCGTCTCCACCTTCGCGGCCGACTACATCGGCGCCCCCGACCGCGGCCGCCTGGCGACCGGCGCCTGGGCCGATGCCGTCGTGCTCGACCGCGACCTGAAACTGACGGACGTTTATGTGGAAGGGAATCCCATTGACCGCCAGCGATGA
- a CDS encoding SIS domain-containing protein: MLVEARDAAAAVSRQLAQDDLAYSNFGALLRLKAPTSLLTIARGSSDHAAHFMAYLIMARLGRLVTSLPMSLITLYQSQIVCDGLTSFAFSQSGQSPDLVAPTRFFSEGGATTAAFVNDPDSPLARAAQWVFPLHAGEETSVAATKSFIAQLVAGARLVAAWQDDLVLQAALSALPGVLSRAAHTDWGAAIEALQSTDRLFVIGRGTGLPVALEAALKFKETCAIQAEAFSGAEVQHGPMALIDEGYPLLVFAPRGPAQAGLLSLADEMRLRGARVLLAAPAGTPGCTLPIVETASVELDSISLIQSFYPMVEALARLRGFDPDRPRHLHKVTRTQ; the protein is encoded by the coding sequence ATGCTCGTCGAAGCGAGGGACGCCGCGGCCGCCGTGTCGCGCCAGCTCGCGCAGGACGACCTCGCATACAGCAACTTCGGCGCGCTGCTGCGGCTGAAGGCGCCGACGTCGCTGCTGACGATCGCGCGCGGCAGCTCCGACCATGCGGCGCATTTCATGGCCTACCTGATCATGGCGCGCCTCGGCCGGCTGGTGACGTCGCTGCCGATGTCGCTGATCACGCTGTACCAGTCGCAGATCGTCTGCGATGGCCTGACCTCGTTCGCGTTCTCGCAATCGGGCCAGAGTCCCGACCTGGTCGCGCCGACGCGCTTCTTCAGCGAAGGCGGTGCCACCACGGCCGCCTTCGTCAACGATCCCGACTCGCCGCTCGCGCGCGCCGCACAGTGGGTGTTCCCGCTGCATGCCGGCGAGGAGACCAGCGTGGCCGCGACGAAAAGCTTCATCGCGCAGCTCGTCGCCGGCGCCCGTCTGGTGGCCGCCTGGCAGGACGACCTGGTGCTGCAGGCGGCGCTGTCGGCGCTGCCCGGCGTGCTGTCGCGCGCTGCGCACACCGACTGGGGCGCGGCGATCGAGGCCTTGCAGTCCACCGACCGGTTGTTCGTGATCGGCCGGGGCACCGGGCTGCCGGTGGCGCTGGAAGCGGCGCTGAAGTTCAAGGAGACCTGCGCGATCCAGGCCGAGGCGTTCTCCGGCGCCGAAGTGCAGCACGGGCCGATGGCCCTGATCGATGAGGGCTATCCGCTGCTCGTGTTCGCGCCGCGCGGACCCGCGCAGGCGGGCCTGCTGTCGCTGGCCGACGAGATGCGGCTGCGCGGCGCGCGCGTGCTGCTGGCCGCGCCCGCCGGCACGCCGGGCTGCACGCTGCCCATCGTCGAGACCGCGTCGGTGGAGCTCGACTCGATCTCCCTGATCCAGAGCTTCTATCCCATGGTCGAGGCACTGGCGCGCTTGCGCGGCTTCGACCCGGACCGGCCGCGCCATCTTCACAAGGTGACGAGGACCCAATGA